The proteins below come from a single Euleptes europaea isolate rEulEur1 chromosome 5, rEulEur1.hap1, whole genome shotgun sequence genomic window:
- the A4GNT gene encoding alpha-1,4-N-acetylglucosaminyltransferase, whose protein sequence is MLKEIRLYLCIFFVFAFGIFYELSIEPGCIFDCKPISKKFLTLQEVMTQGKKIIFLETTNRLQPSQLVLCSVESAARIYFDRPVLFFMKGLDNNTLVDVKSSCPALSALSAMDNVFIFPLKMDILFQDTPLLPWYLQINTTKEKHWVYISSDASRLAMLWKYGGIYMDTDVISIRPIPVANFLAAQSSQFSSNGIFGFQQHHWFLWDCMNNFVENYNGDIWGHQGPYLMTRMLKGLSNLTDFQNLEDQMYHNISFLHPHRFYPISYPAWRKYYEVWDSMPDFNYSYALHLWNFMNQEQKNVTIGSNTLVENLYKTYCPTTYQSLVQAAEGSEAMSLNQTS, encoded by the exons ATGCTGAAGGAGATCCGGCTGTACCTGTGTATCTTTTTCGTGTTTGCATTTGGGATATTTTATGAGCTGTCCATTGAACCTGGTTGCATTTTTGACTGCAAACCTATTTCCAAGAAGTTCTTGACTCTGCAAGAAGTAATGACCCAGGGCAAAAAAATCATCTTTCTGGAGACAACCAATCGTTTACAGCCTTCTCAACTGGTCTTATGTTCTGTGGAATCTGCTGCCAGAATCTACTTTGATAGGCCTGTTCTTTTCTTTATGAAAGGATTGGACAATAACACATTGGTGGATGTCAAGTCTTCCTGTCCGGCCCTTTCAGCCTTATCTGCTATGGATAATGTTTTCATTTTCCCACTGAAGATGGATATTTTGTTCCAGGACACCCCTCTACTGCCATGGTACCTTCAG ATCAATACAACAAAGGAGAAGCACTGGGTCTATATTAGCTCTGACGCAAGCAGACTTGCAATGCTCTGGAAATATGGTGGGATTTATATGGACACAGATGTCATTTCTATCAGACCCATTCCAGTAGCAAATTTCTTGGCAGCCCAGTCTTCCCAGTTCTCCAGCAATGGAATCTTTGGTTTTCAGCAGCATCACTGGTTCCTCTGGGATTGCATGAACAATTTTGTTGAGAACTACAATGGAGATATTTGGGGACACCAGGGCCCTTATTTAATGACGAGGATGCTGAAAGGGCTATCTAATCTTACAGATTTTCAGAATCTGGAGGATCAAATGTATCACAATATTTCCTTCTTGCATCCCCATCGCTTCTATCCCATCTCCTATCCAGCATGGAGGAAGTACTACGAAGTGTGGGACTCAATGCCAGACTTCAATTACTCTTATGCTTTACACCTGTGGAATTTCATGAACCAGGAACAGAAGAATGTGACCATTGGAAGTAACACACTAGTGGAAAACCTGTACAAAACATATTGCCCAACTACTTACCAGAGCCTCGTTCAAGCAGCAGAAGGAAGTGAAGCAATGTCTCTAAATCAAACCAGCTGA